Below is a genomic region from Ailuropoda melanoleuca isolate Jingjing chromosome 8, ASM200744v2, whole genome shotgun sequence.
TAACAAAGGGCCTAGCattcttgcttatttttcatgTATGTCAAGTCCAAGCACCTTCTTCTCGGTGTGAAGTGGGTCTTATTCTTTCCCCTTGGATCCCCATGTCCTCTCACgtcctctccacccaccccagctcctccTTTTAATCTTTGTTGAGCTGGCTTCACTGGAAGATCTTGACttcttctgtcctttttattCCCTTAGCTCCATGAAAGTCCCTTAACAGGTTTATGAGTAAAAGTCAAATCCCAGAAGAGAAAGTCCCCACAGAGAAGGCAGATGAGGAGCCTGCTGGGCTGGGGTTTCGGGGATGCAGTGGTACCTCAGGAGGCCGTTAGGCAGCGTGGCCCCTCATGGCTTCCAGAGATAAATCTCAGAAGTTCACGGAGTCCTGCcacaaaattcaataaatatagaAGGGCAAACAAGCTAATATGGAAATGGAATATGCTGCCACAGCAAGAGACTTTCCTGTTTTTTGGAAACTCATTGGAACCATTCACATTTATTCTCCATTTTACTGGGACGTGAAGGGTATTTCTAgttgcaggggagggagagagagagagagtgtgtgtgtgtgtgtacatacgcTCCACAGAGCTGCAGCCCGTCATCCCGCTGCTGCAGGCAGCCTGTCTTCCCATCCACACCCTCCCCTTGCCCGTGGACGGCTTGTTGCTGTGCTGCAGATGGAATTCGGGCTGCAGGACTAGAGCTTGTCAGCGGCCAGCAGAGAGAGTGAGGAGTTGGGGCTGGCGGTGGAATGGGGCCCATGCATTAGTGAAGCCATACTGACCCGGGACAGCCTGCCGGGGGAAAGGGTGCAGCTTGCTGCCTTGGAGAGTATTCTAGACCACCCTGAGGGCCTGCCGGGGAAGGCTTAGGAGGCCTCTGCGTGCAGCCCCTCTGGTGCctagaggcagggagggaaggaatcgggtgtgagaaggaggcagaggagtcAGCAGTGGTCCATCAGGCGGGGCTATAGGAGGGGGTAGCAGAGGCTCCTAGGTGCTATACATTTCTGATCTTTGGGGAGCGATCTTATTTAGTGTAAGTAAGATTGAATATGATACAAGATTGAATAAAACACATAATGAAGGTTGTGGTTCCATTAGGTACTGTGatcagggaagccttcctggaggtggtgggcTTGAGCTGGGCTCccacagaaaaggaggaaggtaATCCAGTGGAAAAGAACAGCATTAACaaaggggcagagctgagaatTTGCATGTGCTTTAGAGGCCTGTCAAAAGATCAGACtttttagtgatatttttaaaaatttactagtAAGAGAAAAGATGTGATGGATAATAATAAGGTTGGATCCCCACCTCAGGAAATGCATGGTAAACAAAATTGCAGCaagatttaaataagattgtCAGCTTCAAGAAGATCTCCATTGGCATGCCCTAGGGCTCTGCCATTGGCCAAGTACTGTAGAACTTATCAATGActtggaggaagaaaaggaagacctACTTATCAAGTTAATGGACACCTTATAGCTGTGTAGTGTCATGATCCATGAGCTGACACGTTGAGATTCAAAAGATTTTGCTCGGCTGGAAGATGCCGTGAACAGAGTGAAAGTCAGGAGAAGTGGACGCAGAGCCCACCCTTAATCTCCAGAACCTCAGTCATCGTCCAAATATAGACAGAGATGCAGCAGAGGCAGACAAAGCTTGCACTTCTCTGCAAGCGCAGGAAGAATCCCCAGGGTGAGGTGGCTGCAGGCTTGGGTCCAGCCCCAGGACAGGCCACCTCCATGCATCTCCCTGGGCATGGTCAGGCCATCCCCAGAATCACGCACTGCACTTTGGGAATGACACTTTCTCAGAGAAATCCTGGCAGATAAGAGCGATGACCTCCAAGAGGGCAGAAGTCCTAAAACCCAAGGAACTCAGGAGACCTGAGACAGTTGAGCTCAGAGAGTACCTAAGGGGAAGTGGTATGGGGCTGTCTCCTAATATTTCAAGAACTGCGATGTTGAAAAAGTATTGAATTGACTCTATGTGGTTCCATAACATGGAACCAAGCCCAATAGGTGGGTTTGAAGGGGCAAGAGATTTTGTATCAGTGCAAAGAGAGGCTTTCTAATAGAGCAGCTCAGAAATGGCAGGGACAGTCCTTTGAAGAAGAGTGCCCAGCACAAGTTGGAGGTCTGGTTTCGGGCATTGTGTGGGTGAGTCTGGGGTTTCTATGAGCCCCTCCAGGTGTAAGGCTCTGCCAACTTGGATATAATGGAAACTTCACAGATGAGTGTTGGGATGGAGCCAAGGCAAGGGATACTTTCAATCATTTACTCACACGGTCAGCAAACGTGTATTATGTTCCACGCCCTGTTCCAAGTGTGGGGCCCACAGCGGTGACCCCAACAGAGATCTTCAGAAAGCCACtcagcaggtgggggagggtagGCAGGCTGCACAGGGGCACGAGGGAACTTTTAGGAGCGACGGGAATGTTCTCTTGATCCTCGTTgacatttgccaaaactcattGAATGAGACCCTTAAGACAGGAGTATTTTATTTGATGTAAATCATTTCTCAATCCAGTTGATTCCAAaagcacagccctgccctcctggaccTTTCATCCTGGTGGGAGGAGAGAAACATGAACCAATCAAGCCGAGTGGTGGAAGGGGTTGCGGTTAGGGAGGAAGCTGTCCCCGGGAGCACTGGGGGAGGGAACGTGGTTGCAGCACCAGGCTCACCCATTCCGTGTCTCTGTCCAGGAGTATGAGTGCCTGGAGCAAGAGAACACTTTGCTACGGAGAGAGATCGGGAAGCTGACGGAAGAGCTCCGGCACCTGAGCGAGGCACTCAAGGAGCACGAGAAGATGTGCCCGCTGCTGCTGTGCCCCATGAACTTGGTGCCAGTGCCACGGCCGGACCCTGTGGCCGGCTGCCTGCCCCGATGAAGCCCAGGGATCGTCTTCCTCTGCCGATGGAGGAGCCTTGGTCTTTTTCACACCTGGGGTTAGGCAGGTTCCCTCCGCTTCTGTGTCCAGGGGGACCTGTGGCCAGGTCACCTCCTCGGAGCTCCTGGCTGTGTCCTCAGCAGACGGCTCAGCACGACGCTCCCGCAGGCGCCTCTCAGAGCCCTGAGCGGATCCGGACAGGGAGGCCACCCTCAGGAGTCACCTCAATCCACTTTGGCAGCTAGTAGGTTCCGTGTTGTGCAGAATTATTTCCTTTAGAATTTGGATAATAAAGATGGTTATGATCTCTTCTTTTGCCAAGTTCTTGGAATTTGGAAATACCATATGTTTCCTAGTCCTGGAGAGACCTTCTTCTGTCTCAGGCTGTTTTGTGGCTCCTGGGTCTTGTTTTGCCCTTCTGGTCATCGTCCCTGTGGCCGTAACCGTGCTCGATGCAGGAGGCACCTCGGGGGGCCTGCAGAACAAAGGCCAGTGGGACTTCCTGCCACCCCAACTGGGTCACGAAGGGATAGTCATGCTAGGCATGACTCGTGCTTATCTTCTGCTTTGGGTAGCCCCCCATCTTGGTCAACACCCCCGCCCATGCTGGACTCTCATGGGAAATGTTCTTTTCCAGGCTGGTTTTCCTGTCTGCTCTGTGCACTCCTGGGCCACCTCCCCATTCCATAAGTAGGCATAGGATCAGAGGACAATTTCACTTTATGTTAGTCTGAATCACAATAGAATGGGGAAATCTGTcccctagtttttaaaaaaaacaaatattttggcAGATGAGGAGAGCAATTTCCTTTCAAAAGTCCCGTCTAACTATTATTTCAGGAAA
It encodes:
- the BATF3 gene encoding basic leucine zipper transcriptional factor ATF-like 3 codes for the protein MSQVLPAAGSVLQRSVAAPGNQPQPQSPEDDDRKVRRREKNRVAAQRSRKKQTQKADKLHEEYECLEQENTLLRREIGKLTEELRHLSEALKEHEKMCPLLLCPMNLVPVPRPDPVAGCLPR